A genomic region of Leptolyngbya sp. NIES-2104 contains the following coding sequences:
- a CDS encoding alpha-amylase/4-alpha-glucanotransferase domain-containing protein — MQRELLQTEMMLENAEIAVVIRPDLGARIDRLLDKRTGHDWIWHPSHYDSTQTRSIAIGESFDRHWTGGWDEIFPNDAAGEFQGRQLVDHGEFWSQAWNILEQGESSLRLGLTCQTVPVNVEKTIRIEGSQVDVNYQFQNLSEQSVSFLFKQHAAIAIEAGDEIILPDCDIEPVVLDFSRIIGQPGKTKFPTAIDKNGEVVYLNRTPERSSQLQEFYYSSGLAIGQCGVRNPRSRSTLMMNFNLIDFPYVWMFQSYGGWNDYYVLVMEPCTTMPYDLEIAERNGTIATLEPFQIQYRQLKVKLDRD; from the coding sequence TTGCAGCGAGAACTTTTGCAAACCGAGATGATGCTAGAGAATGCGGAAATTGCGGTCGTGATTCGTCCCGATCTGGGAGCACGCATCGATCGCTTACTCGATAAACGCACTGGGCATGATTGGATCTGGCATCCTTCACACTATGATTCGACGCAGACCAGATCGATCGCGATCGGGGAATCGTTCGATCGACATTGGACAGGGGGCTGGGACGAAATCTTTCCGAATGATGCCGCTGGTGAGTTCCAAGGGCGGCAATTAGTCGATCATGGGGAATTCTGGTCGCAGGCTTGGAACATCCTGGAGCAAGGGGAATCTAGCCTCCGATTAGGCTTAACTTGCCAAACGGTTCCAGTGAACGTGGAAAAGACCATCCGCATCGAAGGTTCTCAAGTCGATGTGAATTATCAATTTCAGAATCTTTCAGAGCAATCGGTTTCATTTTTGTTCAAACAACACGCCGCGATCGCAATCGAAGCCGGAGATGAAATCATTCTCCCTGACTGCGACATTGAACCTGTGGTGCTCGATTTCAGTCGCATCATCGGACAGCCTGGAAAGACCAAGTTTCCAACTGCGATCGACAAAAATGGTGAAGTGGTTTACCTCAATCGAACTCCAGAGCGATCGTCACAGCTTCAAGAGTTCTACTACAGTTCTGGACTCGCGATCGGGCAATGTGGCGTGAGAAATCCGCGATCGCGCTCCACTCTGATGATGAACTTTAATCTAATTGATTTTCCGTATGTTTGGATGTTCCAGAGCTACGGCGGCTGGAATGACTACTATGTATTGGTAATGGAACCTTGTACAACCATGCCGTATGATTTAGAAATTGCAGAGCGTAACGGCACGATCGCAACTCTAGAACCATTCCAGATTCAGTATCGTCAACTGAAAGTGAAGCTCGATCGAGATTGA
- a CDS encoding nitrate ABC transporter ATP-binding protein (This model describes the ATP binding subunits of ATP-binding cassette (ABC) transporters for nitrate transport, or for bicarbonate transport, in bacteria and archaea.) yields the protein MNLPIAMNTQQTATVNAVRSSLAQPFLTLENVVKVYNTRSGPQTIIKEINLEVQQGEFICVIGHSGCGKSTMLNTVSGFVTPTEGEVKLRGKLVEKPGPDRMMVFQNYALLPWLTAFENVYLAIDSVFPQKSHADKSAIVNEHLAMVGLSEAAQKKPPQLSGGMRQRVAIARALSLRPEVLVLDEPFGALDAITKEELQEELAKICLDHGCTVLMVTHDIDEALFLADRLVMMTNGPEATIGEILTIPFARPRDRAQVMEDPLYYDLRNEALDFLYNRFAHDDTH from the coding sequence ATGAATCTCCCCATTGCAATGAACACACAACAAACCGCGACCGTCAATGCTGTGCGGTCATCCTTAGCTCAACCGTTCCTAACGCTGGAAAACGTTGTTAAAGTTTACAACACCCGCAGCGGTCCTCAAACGATCATCAAAGAGATCAACCTGGAAGTCCAACAAGGTGAATTTATCTGCGTGATCGGTCACTCTGGCTGCGGCAAGTCCACGATGCTGAACACGGTTTCAGGCTTCGTGACTCCGACTGAAGGCGAAGTGAAACTGAGAGGAAAGCTGGTTGAAAAGCCGGGTCCCGATCGCATGATGGTGTTCCAAAACTATGCACTTCTGCCCTGGCTCACTGCATTCGAGAACGTTTATTTGGCGATCGATTCTGTGTTTCCGCAGAAGTCGCACGCTGATAAAAGCGCGATCGTGAATGAACACCTAGCGATGGTGGGACTTTCGGAAGCCGCTCAGAAAAAGCCGCCTCAGTTATCGGGTGGGATGAGACAGCGCGTGGCGATCGCTCGTGCCTTGTCGCTGCGTCCTGAAGTGCTGGTGCTCGATGAACCGTTCGGAGCATTGGACGCGATTACCAAAGAGGAATTGCAGGAAGAACTGGCGAAAATCTGCTTGGATCACGGTTGTACGGTGTTGATGGTGACACACGACATTGACGAAGCGTTGTTCCTTGCCGATCGCTTAGTGATGATGACGAACGGACCCGAAGCAACGATCGGTGAAATTCTCACGATTCCGTTTGCTCGTCCTCGCGATCGTGCTCAAGTGATGGAAGATCCGCTCTATTATGATCTGCGAAACGAAGCGTTAGACTTCCTCTACAACCGCTTCGCCCACGACGACACGCACTAA